One part of the Humulus lupulus chromosome 9, drHumLupu1.1, whole genome shotgun sequence genome encodes these proteins:
- the LOC133801627 gene encoding RING-H2 finger protein ATL40-like — protein sequence MGGSDDDKKEHHRHALNVSHKATLISVSSLFAFTLLVIIFFLYIKYRQNRRRDRRRTDFISRLVSAQISPSDSVIHNTNHVPKSTTRGLDPQVIDSLPEFVYKSSSAAAANGRRGSRGGSIDVVECSVCLSSITDDSKVRLLPNCKHLFHVECVDMWLSSNTTCPLCRAAVEPKVPTAEPEESSAVERVVVQPSAPPVDELSLLHGEEDLNKASGSGSSGPLRSSFRRILSREKSSRSRSSLGGCSELAAVVDHHDLERQ from the coding sequence ATGGGTGGTTCCGATGATGATAAGAAAGAGCATCACAGGCACGCACTTAATGTCAGCCACAAGGCCACACTCATCTCCGTCTCCTCCTTATTCGCCTTCACACTCCTCGTCATCATCTTCTTTCTATACATTAAGTACCGCCAGAACCGCCGCCGCGACAGGCGGCGCACGGACTTCATCTCAAGGCTTGTCTCTGCTCAAATCTCACCATCCGATTCAGTCATACACAACACCAATCACGTCCCTAAAAGCACCACCCGAGGCCTTGATCCTCAGGTCATAGACTCGCTGCCAGAGTTCGTCTACAAGTCCTCCTCCGCCGCCGCCGCAAACGGGCGGCGCGGGAGCCGCGGCGGCAGCATAGATGTGGTGGAGTGCTCCGTTTGCTTGAGCTCAATAACTGATGACTCGAAAGTAAGGCTGCTGCCGAATTGTAAGCACTTGTTTCATGTTGAGTGCGTTGATATGTGGCTTAGCTCCAACACAACTTGCCCGCTTTGTCGCGCTGCGGTTGAGCCCAAGGTCCCCACAGCCGAGCCGGAGGAGAGTAGCGCGGTGGAGAGGGTGGTGGTGCAACCCTCGGCTCCGCCGGTGGATGAGTTGAGTTTGCTCCACGGCGAGGAAGATCTGAATAAAGCGAGTGGATCGGGGTCATCAGGGCCGTTGAGGAGCTCGTTTAGAAGAATTCTTAGTAGGGAGAAATCGTCTCGATCAAGATCGTCTCTTGGTGGTTGTTCGGAGTTAGCTGCGGTTGTTGATCATCATGATTTGGAGAGGCAGTGA